The Leucobacter sp. UCMA 4100 genome window below encodes:
- a CDS encoding metallophosphoesterase, protein MPRPSSPVRTAALTLALAGGSAAVWATCIERHWYALRSETLPLLPKGARPIRVLHLSDLHLAPWQQKRMEWVRALSDEQPDLIMLTGDLMGHKDALGPLRYALEPFKGVPGVFVHGSNDYYGPILKNPLRYLKEPSRLGTRVPDLDNEALTSMLRDDFGWLDLNNRAGDLLVGDSRLRFFGLGDPHISLDDHELMQEALGSLDEQHADDEATRIGVVHAPYTDALDGLLAMGASMLFAGHTHGGQVRVPGVGALTSNCDLSPSKARGLSVWFSEENAAFLHVSAGLGHSIYAPVRFACRPEATLVTMTGR, encoded by the coding sequence GTGCCCCGTCCTTCTTCTCCAGTCCGTACCGCCGCGCTCACCCTGGCTTTAGCCGGGGGAAGCGCGGCGGTCTGGGCAACGTGCATCGAACGTCACTGGTACGCGCTTCGCAGCGAAACACTCCCCCTGCTCCCCAAGGGGGCACGACCGATTCGCGTGTTACACCTCTCTGACCTGCACCTCGCCCCGTGGCAGCAAAAGCGCATGGAATGGGTTCGAGCGCTCTCAGACGAGCAGCCAGACCTCATTATGCTCACGGGCGACCTCATGGGCCACAAAGACGCGCTCGGGCCGCTCAGGTATGCTCTCGAGCCGTTCAAGGGCGTTCCTGGTGTCTTCGTGCACGGCTCGAATGATTACTACGGCCCGATTCTCAAGAATCCGTTGCGTTACCTCAAAGAGCCAAGCCGACTCGGCACTCGGGTTCCAGACCTCGACAATGAGGCTCTCACCTCGATGCTCAGAGACGATTTCGGCTGGCTTGACCTCAACAACCGCGCAGGAGACCTGCTCGTGGGCGACTCGCGGCTGAGGTTTTTCGGGCTCGGCGATCCGCATATCTCACTCGACGATCACGAACTGATGCAAGAGGCGCTCGGCAGCCTCGACGAGCAGCACGCAGATGATGAAGCGACCCGCATTGGCGTCGTTCATGCACCCTACACCGATGCGCTCGATGGGCTTCTCGCGATGGGCGCGAGCATGCTGTTTGCCGGCCACACGCACGGCGGTCAGGTTCGGGTGCCAGGAGTTGGGGCTCTCACCTCAAACTGCGACCTCTCCCCCAGCAAGGCTCGGGGGCTGAGCGTCTGGTTCTCGGAAGAGAACGCCGCGTTCTTGCATGTCAGTGCTGGCCTCGGGCACTCGATCTACGCGCCGGTTCGCTTTGCGTGCCGGCCCGAGGCCACACTCGTTACAATGACTGGGCGATAA
- a CDS encoding ABC transporter ATP-binding protein, with protein MMRKKEASATKAQPEEVIELPDDYSPSGDAMEFGGPTKKAKHFWPSAKRMMALLWPEKARLGVIVLLVIGSVVFTVIAPKVLGAAIDVIWNGFRGSAGMDFAKLGQLILVVLALYLGAAMLMWMQGYLLNGLVMRVVYKLRQDIEDKLNKLPLKYFDTRQRGDVLSRVTNDVDNIQQALQQGFSQLIENLLLLIGITAMMFVVSWQLALITLISLPLSAIIAGVLGVRAQKLFVAQWKHTGDMNGHIEESFTGHELIRIYNRNTEMSEEFNERNERVFDASYKAQFISGAMMPAMMFVNYFVYVLIAVVGAIRVTNAQMTLGDVTAFIQYSREFQQPVSSMAGIANMMQSGVASAERTFELLDAEEEENDAATEELPARAHGNVVFENVSFRYEPDVPLIEDLSLSVSPGQTVAIVGPTGAGKTTLVNLVMRFYELNGGRITIDGVDITAVSRAELRSHVGMVLQDAWLFDGTIRENIRYGRLDATDDEVVEAAQATMVDRFVRQLPEGYDTLLSENASSLSAGERQLLTIARAFIAQPSLLILDEATSSVDTRTEMLVQQAMQALRADRTSFVIAHRLSTIRDADLILMMKNGEIVEQGSHESLLAKGGEYHTLYQSQFAGGHEEEKDQLD; from the coding sequence ATGATGCGAAAGAAAGAGGCGTCAGCGACGAAGGCGCAACCCGAAGAAGTTATCGAGCTGCCTGACGATTATTCACCGAGCGGTGATGCAATGGAATTCGGTGGCCCCACAAAAAAAGCGAAGCACTTTTGGCCCTCGGCAAAGCGCATGATGGCGCTGCTCTGGCCCGAAAAGGCCAGGCTCGGTGTGATCGTTCTGCTCGTGATCGGGTCGGTTGTTTTCACGGTCATTGCACCCAAGGTGCTCGGTGCCGCGATCGACGTTATCTGGAATGGCTTTCGGGGCTCGGCTGGCATGGACTTCGCAAAGCTTGGCCAGCTGATTCTCGTCGTGCTCGCGCTGTATCTCGGTGCAGCAATGCTGATGTGGATGCAGGGCTACCTGCTCAACGGCCTCGTCATGCGCGTCGTGTACAAGCTGCGCCAAGACATTGAGGACAAGCTCAACAAGCTCCCACTCAAGTACTTCGACACACGCCAGCGTGGCGATGTGCTGTCTCGCGTCACGAACGATGTTGACAATATCCAGCAGGCGCTTCAACAGGGCTTCTCGCAGCTCATTGAAAACCTGTTGCTCCTCATCGGAATCACCGCCATGATGTTTGTGGTCTCGTGGCAGCTCGCGCTCATCACCCTCATCTCACTGCCACTGTCGGCCATCATCGCCGGAGTGCTCGGTGTGCGGGCGCAAAAGCTGTTCGTTGCGCAGTGGAAGCACACGGGCGACATGAACGGTCACATCGAAGAGTCGTTCACCGGTCATGAGCTCATTCGCATCTACAACCGCAACACCGAGATGTCAGAAGAGTTCAACGAGCGCAATGAGCGCGTTTTCGACGCCTCATATAAGGCACAGTTCATCTCTGGCGCAATGATGCCGGCGATGATGTTCGTGAACTACTTCGTGTACGTGCTCATTGCTGTCGTGGGGGCGATCCGCGTCACGAATGCCCAGATGACGCTTGGCGACGTGACTGCGTTCATTCAGTACTCTCGCGAGTTCCAGCAGCCGGTCAGCAGCATGGCAGGCATCGCCAACATGATGCAGTCTGGCGTGGCCTCTGCAGAGCGCACCTTCGAACTACTCGACGCCGAAGAAGAAGAGAACGACGCCGCGACCGAAGAGCTGCCCGCACGCGCCCACGGCAATGTCGTGTTTGAGAACGTCTCGTTTCGGTACGAGCCAGACGTGCCGCTCATCGAAGACCTTTCGCTCTCGGTATCGCCAGGGCAAACGGTCGCGATCGTTGGGCCGACGGGAGCGGGCAAAACAACGCTCGTGAACCTGGTGATGCGCTTCTACGAGCTCAACGGCGGGCGCATCACGATCGACGGAGTTGATATCACCGCTGTCTCACGGGCAGAGCTGCGCAGCCACGTCGGCATGGTGTTGCAAGATGCCTGGCTCTTCGACGGCACGATTCGAGAGAACATTCGCTACGGCAGGCTTGACGCTACCGATGACGAAGTCGTCGAAGCAGCGCAGGCCACGATGGTTGATCGATTCGTACGCCAGCTTCCCGAGGGATACGACACGCTGCTTTCTGAGAACGCTTCGTCGCTCTCGGCGGGCGAGCGGCAGCTCTTGACGATTGCGCGCGCGTTTATTGCTCAGCCATCACTGCTCATTCTCGACGAGGCGACGTCGTCAGTCGACACCCGAACCGAGATGCTCGTGCAGCAGGCGATGCAGGCACTTCGCGCCGATCGCACCTCGTTTGTGATTGCGCACCGCCTGTCAACGATTCGCGATGCTGACCTCATTCTCATGATGAAAAACGGCGAGATCGTCGAGCAGGGTAGCCACGAGTCGCTGCTGGCAAAGGGTGGCGAATACCACACGCTGTACCAGTCGCAGTTCGCTGGTGGTCACGAAGAAGAAAAAGATCAGTTAGACTAG
- a CDS encoding aspartate kinase has protein sequence MALIVQKFGGSSVADADSIKRVAKRIVDTRRSGNDVVVVVSAMGDSTDELLDLAGDCTPVPAPRELDMLLTAGERISMALLAMTIKGMGVDAYSFTGSQAGMITTAEHGAAKIVDVTPGRVREALDKGAVAIVAGFQGFSRDSRDITTLGRGGSDTTAVALAAALDADQCEIYSDVDGVFTTDPRMVHKAKKIDYITSEEMLELAASGSKILHIRAVEYARRHGVELHVRSSFTSDVGTIVYNPEKGHPKGETVEDPIITGIAAELNEAKVTVGGVPDVPGKAAQIFEIVAGTNANIDMIVQNVSPADTNRTDISFTIPVADGRKVIDVLNKNQAEVGYEAVNYDDQIAKIAVVGAGMRTSAGVSAQLFRALYDAGINIEMISTSEIRISVVTRADLLDDAVRVLHTAFGLDADHDATVYAGTGR, from the coding sequence GTGGCACTCATCGTGCAAAAATTTGGTGGCTCATCTGTAGCAGATGCCGACAGTATCAAGCGTGTCGCAAAACGCATTGTCGACACCAGGCGTAGCGGCAACGATGTCGTCGTCGTGGTGAGCGCTATGGGCGACTCAACCGACGAACTGCTCGACCTTGCCGGCGACTGCACGCCAGTTCCCGCTCCCCGTGAGCTCGACATGCTCCTCACCGCGGGTGAGCGCATCTCGATGGCCCTCCTCGCGATGACCATTAAGGGCATGGGGGTCGACGCCTACTCTTTCACAGGGAGTCAGGCCGGCATGATCACGACGGCAGAGCACGGTGCTGCAAAAATCGTTGACGTGACGCCAGGTCGCGTCCGTGAAGCACTCGACAAGGGTGCGGTCGCGATCGTCGCAGGCTTCCAAGGCTTTAGCCGAGATTCACGAGACATTACGACGCTCGGCAGGGGTGGCTCAGATACGACCGCTGTCGCGCTCGCTGCGGCGCTTGATGCTGACCAGTGCGAGATCTACTCAGACGTTGATGGCGTCTTCACGACCGATCCGCGCATGGTGCACAAAGCCAAAAAGATCGACTACATCACGAGCGAAGAGATGCTCGAACTCGCGGCATCGGGCTCAAAGATTTTGCACATTCGTGCCGTTGAATACGCGCGCCGTCACGGCGTCGAGCTGCACGTTCGCTCCTCATTTACGTCAGACGTCGGCACAATCGTGTACAACCCTGAGAAGGGTCACCCGAAGGGAGAAACAGTGGAAGACCCGATCATCACCGGTATCGCAGCCGAACTTAACGAGGCAAAGGTGACCGTCGGCGGCGTGCCCGACGTTCCCGGCAAAGCCGCCCAGATTTTTGAGATCGTTGCTGGCACCAACGCCAACATTGACATGATCGTGCAGAACGTTTCTCCGGCCGACACGAATCGTACCGACATCTCGTTTACGATTCCCGTTGCCGACGGCCGCAAGGTCATCGACGTGCTCAACAAGAACCAGGCTGAGGTCGGCTATGAGGCCGTCAACTACGACGATCAGATCGCCAAGATCGCCGTGGTCGGCGCTGGCATGCGCACGAGCGCTGGCGTATCGGCCCAGCTGTTTCGGGCGCTCTACGATGCGGGCATCAACATCGAGATGATCTCGACCTCAGAGATCCGCATCTCAGTGGTGACGCGTGCCGATCTTCTCGACGACGCCGTGCGTGTGCTTCACACCGCCTTCGGCCTCGACGCAGACCACGACGCAACCGTTTACGCCGGCACCGGCCGGTAG
- a CDS encoding aspartate-semialdehyde dehydrogenase: MSAVHLGIVGATGQVGGVMLALLEQRDFPIEQLRLFSSARSAGSVIEFRGQNITVEDVETADPAGLDIALFSAGGAASRAYAERFAAAGAMVVDNSSAWRLDPEVPLVVSEVNPHAIQQAKKGIIANPNCTTMAAMPVMKALDAAAGLERLVVTTFQAVSGSGLAGATELATQATAAVESGAIQGLVTDGGAVSFPEPQVYAKTIAFNVLPLAGAIVDDGEGETDEEKKLRNESRKILELPDLLVAGTCVRVPVFTGHSLSIHAEFSREITPEQATEVLSKAPGVALEAIPTPLDAAGKDPSLVGRIRQDQSAPKGRGLQLFISNDNLRKGAALNTVQIAELIAQSL; encoded by the coding sequence ATGAGTGCAGTACATCTTGGTATCGTCGGCGCCACCGGCCAGGTCGGCGGCGTCATGCTGGCCCTTCTTGAGCAGCGTGATTTTCCCATTGAGCAGCTGAGGCTCTTTTCGTCGGCCCGCTCAGCGGGAAGCGTGATTGAGTTTCGCGGCCAGAACATCACCGTCGAAGACGTCGAAACCGCAGACCCGGCAGGGCTCGACATCGCACTCTTCTCTGCGGGCGGAGCGGCATCCAGGGCCTACGCAGAGCGTTTCGCCGCGGCGGGCGCCATGGTCGTCGACAACTCGAGCGCGTGGCGTCTCGACCCCGAGGTTCCCCTCGTTGTGAGTGAGGTGAACCCTCACGCCATTCAGCAGGCGAAGAAGGGCATCATCGCGAACCCGAACTGCACCACGATGGCAGCGATGCCCGTCATGAAGGCGCTCGATGCGGCGGCAGGCCTCGAGAGGCTCGTCGTCACCACGTTCCAGGCGGTTTCAGGGTCAGGACTTGCTGGCGCCACCGAACTCGCGACCCAGGCCACCGCCGCGGTTGAAAGCGGTGCGATCCAGGGGCTCGTCACTGATGGCGGAGCCGTCTCATTCCCAGAACCCCAGGTCTACGCGAAGACCATCGCGTTCAACGTGCTGCCACTGGCCGGCGCGATCGTCGACGACGGCGAGGGTGAGACCGACGAAGAGAAGAAGCTGCGCAACGAGAGCCGTAAGATTCTCGAACTTCCCGACCTCTTGGTCGCGGGCACGTGCGTTCGAGTGCCCGTCTTTACCGGGCACTCGCTTTCGATCCACGCTGAGTTCTCTCGTGAAATCACTCCAGAGCAGGCAACTGAGGTGCTCTCGAAAGCGCCCGGCGTTGCCCTTGAAGCGATTCCTACGCCACTTGATGCCGCGGGCAAAGACCCGAGCCTCGTTGGCCGTATTCGCCAGGATCAGTCTGCGCCCAAGGGACGTGGCCTGCAGCTGTTCATCTCAAACGACAACTTGCGCAAGGGCGCGGCCTTGAACACCGTTCAGATCGCCGAGCTTATCGCCCAGTCATTGTAA
- the recR gene encoding recombination mediator RecR translates to MYDGIVQELIDEFGRLPGIGPKSAQRITFHILQTQNFDVSRLSELLVEVRDKVRFCEICGNITEEEQCAICRDARRDQTIICVVEEPKDVIAIERTRQFRGLYHVLGGAISPIDGVGPDDLNITSLMRRLGSTEVQEVIIATDPNLEGEATAAYLSRMLSTLEIPVSRLASGLPVGGDLEFADEITLGRALEGRHIMNP, encoded by the coding sequence ATGTACGACGGTATCGTGCAAGAACTTATCGATGAATTTGGAAGACTGCCGGGCATCGGCCCGAAGTCAGCCCAGCGCATCACGTTTCATATTCTGCAAACGCAGAACTTTGACGTGTCCCGACTCTCCGAACTCCTCGTCGAGGTTCGTGACAAAGTACGATTCTGCGAAATATGCGGCAACATTACCGAAGAAGAACAGTGCGCGATCTGCCGCGACGCGCGACGCGATCAGACGATCATCTGCGTTGTCGAAGAGCCCAAAGACGTCATCGCGATCGAACGAACCCGTCAGTTTCGTGGCCTCTACCACGTGCTTGGCGGTGCAATTAGCCCGATCGACGGTGTTGGTCCCGACGACCTCAACATCACCTCGCTCATGCGTAGGCTCGGCTCAACCGAGGTGCAAGAGGTCATCATCGCGACCGATCCGAACCTCGAGGGAGAGGCAACCGCTGCCTATCTCTCTCGCATGCTCTCGACGCTCGAGATTCCCGTTTCACGTCTGGCGTCAGGCCTTCCTGTGGGGGGCGACCTTGAATTCGCCGATGAGATTACCCTCGGCAGGGCTCTCGAGGGGCGACACATCATGAACCCGTAG
- a CDS encoding DNA polymerase III subunit gamma and tau yields the protein MATALYRRYRPETFAEMIGQAQVTEPLMTALRGGKVGHAYLFSGPRGCGKTTSARVLARCLNCAEGPTDTPCGVCPSCVELSRDGGGSLDVIEIDAASHGGVDDARDLRERAVFAPVRDRYKVFIIDEAHMVTKEGFNALLKIVEEPPEHVKFVFATTEPEKVIGTIRSRTHHYPFRLIAPVALLEYVQRLCAEEGITVDEGVLPLVIRAGGGSARDTLSILDQLIAGSEGNHVDYDRAVGLLGYTPDDLLDEVVTAIGAADAAAGIRSVDRVVQTGQDPRRFVEDLLERLRDLIIVQVTDIDGAAAVLRGVADEQLQRMVEQASSFGRGAISRVADVVSEALDNMTGATAPRMHLELMMARIFVTVATAPEVPAASASAHTPAPAAQPRQQAPVQRQSPAAPAPAPRPVEPEAVQEPAAQRPEAEQQAPEPQAPAPSPEPEPVQQASQPGVTAAPPQPAAAQPAVSQPPAATLSPADAIRNARAFLAGGVPAAGTPQPSATPAAASRPEPEPERTPAPTSTQSDAGVPSDAAVSQPKPLNSATALEEWPATLATLAEQNEAAASAAREAAVLGIDHTTLHLGFSDAAQLDAFKRLCAGPIRTHFQTVFGVTIGYQPWVGDDRINEGRQLFGGSAPVATVTPQEPAKPAAANAVTPEKQATEAAEQTPAPQPPAPHHESPQGGPRADEPQRDEPPHDEPPYGEPPYEAPPVDEPPYEDPGPGTGATAQPSDQQPPAQPQTQAQQAAPVTPDTSASPSAPAAPAPAPAEKPETAAVPANRNAPAFTRYGESVVREVLGAKFVGEELL from the coding sequence GTGGCCACAGCACTGTATAGACGTTACCGACCTGAAACCTTTGCCGAGATGATCGGCCAGGCTCAGGTGACCGAACCCCTCATGACCGCCCTGAGGGGTGGCAAGGTTGGTCATGCCTATCTTTTTAGCGGCCCACGCGGTTGCGGTAAGACGACTTCTGCCCGCGTACTTGCCCGGTGCCTGAACTGTGCTGAGGGGCCTACCGATACTCCGTGTGGTGTGTGCCCGAGCTGTGTCGAGCTCAGCCGAGACGGCGGCGGTTCGCTCGACGTGATTGAGATCGACGCTGCAAGCCACGGTGGCGTTGACGATGCGCGTGACCTGCGAGAGCGAGCCGTGTTCGCTCCCGTGCGTGACCGTTACAAGGTCTTCATCATCGATGAGGCCCACATGGTGACCAAGGAGGGCTTTAACGCGCTCCTGAAAATCGTTGAAGAGCCACCTGAGCACGTCAAGTTTGTCTTCGCGACGACCGAGCCCGAGAAAGTCATTGGGACGATTCGCTCGCGCACCCATCACTACCCGTTCCGTCTCATTGCTCCTGTTGCGCTTCTTGAGTATGTGCAGCGTCTCTGCGCTGAGGAGGGCATTACCGTCGACGAGGGGGTACTGCCACTCGTCATTCGCGCCGGCGGCGGATCAGCTCGCGATACGCTCTCGATTCTCGACCAGCTCATCGCGGGTTCAGAGGGTAACCACGTTGACTACGACCGCGCGGTCGGCTTGCTCGGGTACACCCCCGATGACCTCCTCGACGAGGTGGTGACCGCGATCGGCGCCGCCGATGCGGCAGCTGGTATTCGCTCGGTCGACCGAGTTGTGCAGACCGGGCAAGACCCCCGCCGATTTGTCGAAGATCTCCTTGAACGACTGCGTGACCTCATCATCGTGCAGGTGACCGACATTGACGGTGCGGCGGCGGTGCTGAGGGGTGTTGCTGATGAGCAACTGCAGCGCATGGTTGAACAGGCCAGCAGCTTCGGTCGTGGCGCCATCTCGAGGGTCGCTGACGTCGTGAGCGAGGCGCTCGACAACATGACGGGTGCCACCGCTCCACGCATGCACCTTGAACTCATGATGGCCCGCATCTTTGTGACGGTCGCGACAGCCCCTGAGGTTCCCGCTGCCTCTGCGAGCGCCCATACTCCGGCTCCGGCCGCTCAGCCGCGTCAGCAAGCGCCGGTGCAACGGCAGAGCCCAGCAGCTCCCGCTCCCGCGCCTCGACCGGTCGAACCCGAAGCGGTGCAAGAGCCAGCGGCTCAGCGACCGGAAGCTGAACAGCAGGCTCCTGAGCCACAAGCTCCAGCGCCATCACCAGAGCCAGAGCCCGTGCAACAGGCATCTCAGCCAGGTGTCACCGCTGCTCCACCGCAGCCAGCTGCCGCCCAACCGGCGGTGAGCCAGCCACCCGCAGCGACGCTTTCTCCCGCCGATGCGATTCGCAACGCAAGGGCTTTTCTCGCCGGAGGAGTCCCAGCGGCGGGCACTCCCCAGCCTTCAGCAACACCAGCTGCAGCGTCACGGCCTGAGCCAGAGCCTGAGCGAACTCCTGCGCCCACCAGCACTCAGAGCGACGCGGGTGTCCCATCAGACGCTGCCGTATCGCAGCCGAAGCCGCTGAACTCTGCAACCGCTCTCGAGGAGTGGCCGGCGACGCTAGCGACGCTCGCTGAGCAGAATGAGGCGGCCGCAAGCGCTGCTCGCGAGGCGGCGGTGCTCGGCATTGATCACACGACACTGCATCTCGGTTTTTCAGACGCGGCACAGCTCGACGCATTTAAACGACTGTGTGCTGGTCCGATTCGAACGCACTTTCAAACGGTCTTCGGCGTGACCATTGGTTATCAGCCCTGGGTCGGCGACGACAGGATTAACGAGGGTAGGCAACTCTTCGGTGGTTCGGCGCCCGTGGCAACCGTGACTCCGCAGGAACCGGCCAAGCCGGCGGCAGCGAATGCTGTGACTCCCGAAAAGCAAGCCACCGAAGCCGCCGAGCAGACTCCAGCGCCGCAACCCCCGGCGCCACACCACGAGTCGCCACAGGGCGGGCCTCGAGCAGACGAGCCTCAGCGCGATGAACCTCCGCACGACGAACCACCGTACGGCGAGCCGCCATACGAGGCTCCACCCGTCGATGAGCCCCCGTACGAAGATCCAGGTCCGGGCACGGGGGCAACCGCTCAGCCGAGTGACCAGCAGCCGCCTGCGCAACCACAGACCCAGGCGCAGCAGGCAGCCCCGGTAACTCCAGATACGTCAGCCTCACCGAGCGCCCCAGCGGCACCGGCACCGGCACCGGCAGAAAAGCCCGAGACTGCGGCAGTACCCGCGAACCGTAACGCGCCCGCATTCACCCGCTATGGTGAATCGGTTGTGCGCGAGGTGCTCGGCGCGAAGTTCGTCGGAGAAGAACTCCTGTAA